In Nocardioides sp. W7, the genomic stretch CGATGTCGAAGTGCCGCTTCTCGAACGACGCCTCCCACCGGGCTTTGGCTTCGGCCGGGTCGTACGTCACCCGGGCCTCTTCAACGGTTCGGTCGAGCTGGGCGATCGAGACCTTGTGCGCCACCGGCGCAAGATGGGCGTCCACGTAGGCCGCCCCCTCCATGGGGAGGTCGTTGGTGGCTTTGGCGATCCGCCGCGCCTTCCACGCCGGCAGGTCCAGCGCCTGGACCCGGCCGTAGAGCCTCGGCAGCCGGTGCGCCAGCTCGACCGCATCACCGAGGTAGATCCGTCCGGCATCGGTGGACAGACCGAGGGCGGCGGCGAACTCGAACACACTGAACTCCGCCACCAACGGCGCACCCTCGCCGGCGATCGCGACCGGCTCCTGACTGCCCGGGACCAGGCTCGCGGCCTCGTCGAGGGACTCGGTGGAGTGCATAGCCGCCCACGCCACCGCCGAGGCCAACAGATCAGCCTCCGCCCGGGCCGCGACCGTCCGGCGAGCACGCACGAACGCGAGCAACGCGGATGCGTCGTCGCAGTCGTGAAGCTCCCCGTTGGCCATACCAGTAATGTAGTGAAGCCCACCGACAGTCCGGGTTGTTCTTCCACAGCGGTGACCCCAACGGTCGACCCGAAGCGACCGTGAGCCGACCAGCAGCCGCAACCAGGTACGTCGACCCGAGCGGACGACGAGCCCCCTATTTCATAGAAGGTCGTCGAACCAACCTGCTGCCAAGAGGAGACCTCCACCCACCGCCGTGCGGAAGCAGCGGAGCTCGACATCGCACGAGCCCTCCACGTCGGCGCCCAAACGGCCTGGCAGACAGACCCCCGACGAATCAACAACGACGACCGCTAGGCAGCGGGACCGAACATGCGGTGGGAGACGGCCCGGACGGCGTCGATCAGCAGCGGCGCGGTGCGGTCCAGGTCGAACCTCTCCCGCGAGACCACCGACATGCCGGCCACCAGGCCGTCGGGGCTGGCGATGCCCGCGGCCAGGCCGTTCATCACCCGGCAGGTGAGGACGGCTAGCCCGTTGCGGTGGCGTACGTGCGCGAGCTTGCGGTGGAAGTCCGGGAGATCGAGGGAGGGGTCCGGCCGCCGGTCGCGCAGCGACATCACCTGCTCCACCCGCTCGGGCGACAGCGGGGCCAGCAGGGCCCGACCCACGAGCGTCCGGTGCACCGCGACGCGCGCGCCGACCGAGGACGGGATCTTGTGCGCGATCGCGCCGCCGACCTTCCCGACGAAGTGCACGCTGGAGCCCTCGAGCACGCCGAGGTTCACGCACACCCCGGTCTGTGCCTGGAGGTGCTCCATCTCCGGCCGGGCCGCGGAGGTGAGCATCGCGTGGCTGTGGCTGCGGGCCGAGAGCGCCATCGAGCGCACGCCGAGTCGGTAGCCGCTCTCGTCGTGCTCGAGCCACTGGAAGCCGGTCAGCTGCCTCATGATCCGGAACGCCGTCGACTGGGGGAGTCCGGCGGCCGCCGCGACCTCCTCCAGCGACATCACGGTCGGGCCGTTCATGAAGACATCGAGGATGTCGGTCATCCGCTCGACCATGGACGGTCTGTGCTCCTGGACCGCTCCGCTGCGTGCCATCTCCTACCTCCACCTGCCCGGCCCCGAACGCTCGGATGTTCCGGTCGCGCGAACGTAGCGCACACGTCGCTTT encodes the following:
- a CDS encoding helix-turn-helix domain-containing protein, with protein sequence MTDILDVFMNGPTVMSLEEVAAAAGLPQSTAFRIMRQLTGFQWLEHDESGYRLGVRSMALSARSHSHAMLTSAARPEMEHLQAQTGVCVNLGVLEGSSVHFVGKVGGAIAHKIPSSVGARVAVHRTLVGRALLAPLSPERVEQVMSLRDRRPDPSLDLPDFHRKLAHVRHRNGLAVLTCRVMNGLAAGIASPDGLVAGMSVVSRERFDLDRTAPLLIDAVRAVSHRMFGPAA